Proteins encoded within one genomic window of Alteribacter populi:
- a CDS encoding polysaccharide deacetylase family protein, with translation MVKKFILQWSTFLFILLLSFASVQNPITTSYIHEIKQQTVSPVFKAENPLYQDIMDRKDNYEIPAVDAKVDNVWKAVPGINGVEVNVAASYEKMKKNGTFDVKKLVYKQSPPKVSLDDLPPNPIYRGNPEKMMVSLMVNVAWGNEYLPDMLKTLKEHDVKTTFFLDGSWVKKNPKLAKMIVEEGHEIGNHAYSHPDMKQLSNARIYEELTKTNEIIQATVGVVPRWFAPPSGSFRQDVVDIADELGMHTVMWTADTIDWRNPVPDEMAEKIINKSEAGTLVLMHPTSSASDGLEKMISGLKEKGFTIGPVSDLLNEQRIMSKQHQTWY, from the coding sequence ATGGTAAAGAAATTTATCCTTCAATGGAGCACCTTTCTATTTATACTGCTCTTATCTTTTGCCAGCGTTCAAAATCCGATCACGACCAGTTATATACACGAAATAAAGCAACAAACAGTATCTCCGGTATTTAAGGCAGAAAATCCGTTATATCAGGATATCATGGACCGAAAGGATAATTATGAAATTCCTGCCGTAGATGCAAAAGTAGACAATGTCTGGAAAGCAGTCCCGGGAATTAATGGAGTAGAAGTAAATGTCGCTGCTTCATACGAGAAAATGAAAAAGAACGGTACGTTTGATGTAAAAAAACTTGTGTATAAACAATCCCCCCCAAAGGTGTCACTCGATGATTTGCCACCGAATCCGATTTATCGGGGAAATCCTGAGAAAATGATGGTTTCTTTAATGGTAAATGTGGCATGGGGTAATGAGTACTTACCAGATATGTTGAAGACGCTGAAGGAGCATGATGTAAAAACGACGTTCTTTTTAGACGGCTCATGGGTGAAAAAAAACCCAAAACTTGCTAAAATGATTGTAGAAGAAGGGCATGAAATCGGAAACCATGCATATTCTCACCCAGACATGAAGCAGCTTTCAAATGCAAGAATTTATGAAGAACTGACGAAAACAAATGAAATTATCCAGGCAACAGTAGGCGTTGTACCAAGATGGTTCGCGCCACCAAGCGGCAGCTTTCGGCAAGATGTTGTAGATATTGCGGACGAGTTAGGAATGCACACGGTGATGTGGACGGCAGATACGATCGATTGGCGCAACCCCGTGCCTGACGAAATGGCAGAGAAAATTATTAATAAATCAGAAGCAGGTACTCTAGTGTTAATGCACCCAACGTCATCAGCAAGTGACGGGTTAGAAAAAATGATTAGTGGATTAAAAGAAAAAGGCTTTACGATTGGCCCCGTTTCAGACCTATTGAATGAACAACGCATCATGTCAAAACAACACCAGACGTGGTATTAG
- the ribF gene encoding bifunctional riboflavin kinase/FAD synthetase produces the protein METIHIEHPHQYNRSDFPSLVLALGFFDGIHLGHQKVIGTAKEEASKRGWKSGVMTFDPHPKEVLRKGEQVDYLTPLKIKKAEIEKLNVDYLFVIHFTSSFAELTPQSFCDQYLIDLNVKHVVAGFDYTYGRLGKGTMETMPFHSRGEFTQTVVSKLNKKEEKISSTRVRNCIRQGDVTETCQLLGRSYETTGVVVKGDQRGRTIGFPTANVDKDSSYLLPKTGVYIVELEAADRWYHGMCNVGYKPTFHKKSDGDPTVEVHVFNFDGDLYGQTVKINWKKRIRDERPFSSVDDLIDQLNNDKVEALAYFEK, from the coding sequence GTGGAAACGATTCATATCGAACATCCTCATCAATATAATAGAAGCGACTTTCCATCCCTAGTACTTGCTCTAGGCTTTTTTGACGGGATTCACCTTGGTCATCAAAAAGTCATTGGAACAGCTAAAGAAGAGGCTTCAAAACGTGGATGGAAAAGTGGCGTTATGACATTTGACCCGCATCCTAAAGAAGTATTAAGAAAGGGAGAGCAGGTCGATTATTTAACCCCGCTAAAAATAAAGAAGGCAGAAATTGAAAAGTTGAATGTTGATTACTTATTTGTAATCCATTTTACATCTTCTTTTGCTGAACTGACTCCTCAGAGTTTTTGCGATCAATACTTAATTGATTTAAATGTAAAACATGTGGTTGCAGGGTTTGATTATACGTACGGTCGATTGGGTAAAGGGACGATGGAGACAATGCCCTTTCATTCAAGGGGAGAGTTTACCCAAACGGTCGTAAGTAAGCTTAACAAAAAGGAAGAAAAAATCAGTTCGACGAGGGTGCGTAATTGCATTAGGCAAGGAGATGTCACTGAAACCTGTCAGTTGCTCGGTAGAAGCTATGAAACAACTGGGGTAGTTGTAAAAGGTGACCAGCGTGGACGGACGATTGGCTTTCCAACAGCAAACGTAGATAAAGATTCTTCGTATCTCCTTCCAAAGACAGGTGTATATATCGTTGAATTGGAAGCGGCAGATAGATGGTATCATGGGATGTGCAATGTCGGCTATAAACCTACTTTTCATAAAAAGTCAGATGGGGATCCCACAGTAGAAGTTCACGTATTTAATTTTGATGGGGATTTGTACGGTCAAACGGTTAAAATTAACTGGAAAAAGCGAATTAGAGATGAGCGTCCATTTTCTTCAGTTGATGACTTGATTGACCAATTGAATAATGACAAAGTAGAAGCTTTAGCTTACTTTGAAAAATAG
- the rpsO gene encoding 30S ribosomal protein S15, producing the protein MALTQEHKNEIINEFKTHENDTGSPEVQVAILTKQITTLNDHLRTHKKDHHSRRGLLKMVGQRRNLLTYLRNKDVARYRQLVDKLGLRR; encoded by the coding sequence ATGGCTTTAACACAAGAGCACAAAAATGAAATCATCAACGAATTCAAAACTCACGAGAACGATACTGGTTCTCCAGAAGTGCAAGTTGCTATCCTAACGAAGCAAATCACGACACTTAACGATCATTTACGTACTCACAAAAAGGATCACCACTCTCGTCGTGGTCTTTTGAAAATGGTAGGTCAACGTCGTAACCTATTGACTTACTTGCGTAACAAAGACGTTGCTCGTTATCGTCAACTCGTTGACAAGCTTGGTTTACGTCGATAA
- the truB gene encoding tRNA pseudouridine(55) synthase TruB, with protein MSERYQGILPLWKEKGKTSFDCVKEMQRLFELKKIGHTGTLDPDVEGVLPICIGKATKLVEYLTAEGKEYEGEATLGYSTTTEDASGEVVERKRIEKTLLDDEIDGTLLRLVGTISQTPPMYSAVKVKGKRLYEYARQGIEIDRPSRQVQIYELVRTSPVKQEDGLLSFRFRVKCSKGTYIRTLAVTMGEMLGYPSHMSSLRRTASGSFIKADCYTEHQLMALKEKGMLHEALYPIEYALKNWPRMTIDKNMEEKVINGAVLPLPKMMDESRFTLYNQQGECLAIYQKHPNKEGMMKPEKMLKV; from the coding sequence TGAAAGATATCAGGGGATTCTCCCCTTATGGAAAGAAAAAGGAAAGACGTCATTTGACTGTGTGAAAGAGATGCAACGATTGTTTGAACTAAAAAAAATTGGACATACCGGTACGCTGGACCCTGATGTAGAAGGAGTACTTCCGATTTGTATCGGAAAAGCTACAAAGCTAGTGGAGTACTTAACAGCCGAAGGAAAGGAATATGAAGGAGAAGCAACTCTTGGATATTCGACAACGACTGAAGATGCTTCCGGTGAAGTAGTGGAACGAAAACGAATCGAAAAAACACTTCTTGATGATGAAATCGATGGGACCCTCTTGCGTCTTGTAGGCACGATAAGTCAAACCCCACCGATGTATTCGGCAGTTAAAGTGAAAGGTAAGCGCTTATATGAGTATGCAAGACAAGGAATTGAAATTGACAGACCATCACGTCAAGTACAAATTTATGAGCTTGTCCGAACATCTCCGGTTAAACAAGAGGATGGCTTACTATCATTTCGCTTTCGGGTAAAATGCAGTAAAGGTACGTACATACGAACATTAGCTGTCACGATGGGAGAAATGCTTGGCTACCCTTCTCATATGTCAAGCTTAAGGCGTACTGCATCAGGATCGTTTATTAAAGCGGATTGCTATACTGAGCATCAGCTAATGGCGTTAAAGGAAAAAGGAATGTTACACGAAGCGCTGTATCCTATTGAGTACGCATTGAAGAACTGGCCGCGAATGACTATCGATAAAAATATGGAAGAGAAGGTTATAAATGGTGCTGTTCTTCCTTTGCCTAAAATGATGGACGAATCTCGCTTCACTTTGTATAATCAACAAGGGGAGTGCTTAGCAATTTATCAAAAGCACCCAAACAAAGAAGGTATGATGAAGCCGGAAAAAATGCTGAAAGTGTAG
- a CDS encoding polyribonucleotide nucleotidyltransferase, with the protein MEQEKQMFSIDFAGRTMTFETGRFAKQANGAVMVRYGDTAVLCTATASKEPKDLPFFPLTVNYEERLYAAGKIPGGFIKREGRPSENAVLTSRLIDRPIRPLFADGFRNDVQVISIVMSNDQDCSPEMAAMVGSSLALSISDIPFEGPVAGVIVGRVDNEFVINPTTEQLEKSDIHLVVAGTKDAINMVEAGAEEVPEDVMLEAIMFGHEEIKRLVTFQEDVVKKVGKEKMDIKLASVDPELEKELREKAEADLKEAATVFEKHAREAAIKEVVDRVAEEYASEDIDRGGEAKEILDKILKGIVRRLITKDKIRPDGRKIDEIRPLTSQIDLLARTHGSGLFTRGQTQAMSVCTLGALGDVQVLDGLGIEETKRFMHHYNFPSFSVGETGPIRGPGRREIGHGALGERALEQVIPSEESFPYTIRLVSEVLESNGSTSQASICASTLAMMAAGVPLKAPVAGIAMGLVKDQADVSVLTDIQGMEDFLGDMDFKVAGTQKGITALQMDIKIEGIDRDILEQALSQAQTGRLRILDNMMSAIAEPRSELSEYAPKILTMSINPDKIRDVIGPSGKIINQIIEDTGVKIDIEQDGKVYISSTDAAMNTKAKGIIEDIVREVEVGETYLGKVKRIEKFGAFVELFKGKDGLVHISQLAKERVQKVEDVVSIGDEVLVKVTEIDNQGRVNLSRKAVLPEESK; encoded by the coding sequence ATGGAACAAGAAAAGCAAATGTTTTCAATTGATTTTGCCGGTCGTACGATGACATTCGAAACTGGCCGATTTGCAAAGCAAGCAAATGGTGCAGTAATGGTACGATACGGAGATACGGCTGTGTTATGTACAGCAACAGCCTCAAAGGAACCAAAAGATTTACCATTCTTCCCGTTAACCGTCAACTATGAGGAACGCTTATATGCTGCGGGAAAAATTCCAGGCGGCTTTATTAAACGTGAGGGTCGTCCAAGTGAGAACGCAGTCCTTACGAGCCGCCTTATTGATCGTCCTATTCGTCCGCTTTTTGCAGATGGATTTAGAAACGATGTACAAGTCATCAGTATCGTCATGAGTAACGATCAAGACTGTTCTCCAGAAATGGCAGCCATGGTTGGTTCTTCTTTAGCGTTATCTATTTCAGATATTCCTTTTGAAGGTCCTGTAGCAGGTGTCATTGTTGGCCGTGTTGATAACGAATTTGTTATTAACCCGACGACAGAGCAACTGGAAAAAAGTGATATCCATCTTGTTGTAGCAGGGACAAAAGATGCGATCAATATGGTGGAAGCCGGAGCGGAAGAAGTACCGGAAGATGTCATGCTTGAGGCGATCATGTTTGGTCACGAAGAAATCAAACGTCTTGTTACTTTCCAAGAAGATGTAGTTAAAAAAGTCGGTAAAGAGAAAATGGATATTAAATTGGCATCTGTTGATCCTGAGCTTGAAAAAGAACTTCGTGAAAAAGCAGAAGCCGACCTTAAAGAAGCAGCTACGGTATTTGAGAAGCATGCACGTGAAGCAGCCATTAAAGAAGTGGTGGACCGGGTGGCAGAAGAGTATGCTTCTGAAGATATAGACCGAGGCGGTGAAGCGAAAGAAATTCTTGATAAAATTTTAAAAGGAATTGTCCGTCGCCTCATCACAAAAGATAAAATCCGTCCTGATGGACGTAAAATCGATGAAATCCGCCCGTTAACATCACAAATCGACTTATTAGCACGAACGCACGGATCAGGTCTCTTTACTCGTGGACAAACCCAGGCAATGAGCGTCTGTACGCTTGGAGCATTAGGAGATGTTCAAGTGTTAGACGGACTTGGCATTGAAGAAACGAAACGCTTTATGCACCACTACAATTTCCCTTCTTTTAGTGTAGGTGAAACAGGACCGATTCGTGGACCAGGTCGCCGGGAAATTGGACATGGTGCACTAGGAGAACGTGCTCTTGAACAAGTGATTCCTTCTGAAGAGTCATTTCCTTATACGATTCGTCTCGTTTCTGAAGTACTTGAATCAAATGGCTCTACTTCCCAGGCAAGTATTTGTGCAAGCACACTCGCGATGATGGCAGCAGGTGTTCCACTTAAAGCTCCTGTAGCTGGAATTGCAATGGGACTTGTTAAAGACCAAGCCGATGTCTCAGTCTTAACAGACATTCAAGGAATGGAAGACTTCCTTGGAGACATGGACTTTAAAGTAGCCGGAACTCAAAAGGGAATTACTGCTCTACAAATGGACATTAAGATCGAAGGAATTGATCGTGATATTTTAGAGCAAGCTTTATCTCAAGCACAAACAGGTCGTCTGAGGATTTTAGACAACATGATGAGTGCAATTGCAGAGCCTCGTTCAGAACTATCAGAGTATGCTCCGAAAATTTTAACAATGAGTATCAACCCTGATAAGATCCGTGATGTCATCGGCCCGAGCGGGAAGATCATTAACCAGATCATTGAAGATACTGGCGTTAAAATTGACATCGAACAAGATGGAAAAGTCTACATTTCTTCAACGGATGCTGCAATGAATACAAAAGCAAAAGGCATTATTGAAGATATCGTTCGTGAAGTTGAAGTAGGAGAAACGTACCTCGGAAAAGTGAAACGTATTGAGAAGTTCGGTGCATTTGTTGAACTATTCAAAGGCAAGGACGGTCTTGTTCACATTTCTCAACTAGCAAAAGAGCGAGTGCAAAAAGTGGAAGACGTTGTTTCCATCGGTGACGAAGTGTTAGTTAAAGTAACTGAAATAGATAATCAGGGCCGTGTGAATTTATCACGAAAAGCCGTACTTCCTGAGGAATCAAAATAA